ACGCGGCCATGGCGACCCTGGCCCATTTTACCCAAGGTCCTGACGGCAAGCCCCCGGTGCGCATCGTCATTCTGGCCGGCGCCGGCATCGAACACGCGCGCTGCTCCACTGCACTGCTTGTTTTCGCGCAACGCTGGTCCATCCCGGTGGCAACGACGCTGCGGGCCAAAGGGGCCTTTCCCGAGGATCATCCACTGTCACTCGGTGTCTTCGGCTATGCCGGAACGCATCACTCACGCCTGGCGCTACTGGATGACCCCCCGGACCTGTTGTTGCTGCTGGGGTCCGGGCTCAACGAACGCGACACGATGCATTGGGCACTCAGGCTCAGGGCGCAACGGACGATCTGCGTCAATCTCAGCACTGTGGTCATGGGTGCCCACCTCACCGACAGTTGTGTGGTGGGGGACGCCGGGGCCTATCTGGACTGGTTGGCAGCCCACGACGACCGGATTGGACCGACATTGGAGGACACGCGCGTGGCCCGCGGCCACTGGTTGGCCGGGATCACCGCGCAGCCGCGCCTGCAGGACCCGCAACATTGCGCAAGCGATGCAACGCCTCTGCATCCCGCCAGGGCAATCAGCGAGTTACGCACGGCCTTACCAAAAGACGGTATTGTCTTGATCGATTCCGGTGCACACCGCGCCTTCGCCGGGCATTACTGGACCGCCTATGCACCGCTCACCTACCTGTCCGCAACCAATCTCGGCCCCATGGGCTGGGCTATTCCCGCCGCCATCGGTGCGCAATGCGCAAGGCCCGACCGCCGGGTGGCCGTCATTACCGGTGATGGCTGCATGCGGATGCAGGGTATGGAAATCGCGACCGCCGCCCGCTATCGGCTGCCCATCATCTATCTGGTCATCAACAATGCCGCGCTGGGCAATGTCTGGCTGCGCGCCCATACGCTGGGTGCAGTGCCTGATGAATTGACCAGCTTGCCGGACCACGACTGGGCCGGTTTTTCCCGGGGACTGGGAGGTTGCGGCATCACCGTATCCCGCCCCGAGCAACTGGCAGGGGCCTTTGCCGTGGCCCTCGAGAACCAAGGGCCGACGGTGATCGATGTCAAGGCCGACAAGCGGTTTGCGACGCCGGTGCAGGACTGGTCCGCCGCCTGTGCCGCCTGGTCTTATCACGAATAATCAGCAAGGGGCCTGCCCATGGCGACGCTGCACTTTGATCCCGCGCAGCTGACTGCGCAAGACCAGTCGATTTATGAGGCGATGGTGTCACAGCGCAAAAGCCAGGGTGCCACCTTCGGCGGACCCTACGACGCCCTGATGAATCATCCGGCGCTGTGCGAGAAGATCGAGGCACTCGGCTATTATCTCAAGTTCCAGGGGCAACTCCCGCGCCCCGTCTATCAGTTTGTCGTGCTGGCGGTCGCCCGCGATACCAAGGCGGCCTTTGAATGGAGTGATCATGTCGATCACGCCGTGGCCGCGGGCGTACCACCGGACGTGATCGAGGCCCTCAAGGCCCGCGGTATCAGGGACGGCGCCTTTCCCGAGCCATTTCAAGCGGCGGCGCGGGTGCTGCAGGCAACGCTGGGCTGGCAGACCATACCCGCCGGCGCTCAGGCCGATGCCATCAGCCGGTACGGACTGAAAGGATTCATCGAGATCGTTGTGTTATCGGGTTTTTATCAGATGTTTTCGGCCATCAACCAAGGCTTCGATATTTCCTGACTTGGTGGTGCACCGGCACCGTCGTGGTGAGCGGGCCTTGATCTTCGGCCTACTGCCGCATCGCGGGGGCGCACCAGAAAACGTCGGCGCTGCTGCGATCCAGCTCGGCCTTACGGTCCTGCCAGTCCGGCAGGGCGCGCTCCAGCGACCGCCGGAATTCCCGGTTATGGCTGGGCTCCACCAGGTGGCACAACTCATGGACCAGCACGTAATCCACCAAGCGGACCGGGAGTTGCAGGACCCGCCAATTGATGTAGAGCGCGCCATCGCGCCCGCAGGACCCCCACCGGTATCCGAGATCCCTGACCAGGACCCGCGTCGGTGCCGGACCTGTCCGTGGCCGCAGCAAGTCGATGCGTCGCGCCAGCCACTCCTTGCCGACAGTGATGTACCACTGCCGGAAGTGGGCATCGGCGGGCCTTGCATCGCGCCGCAGCAGGAAGCGAGCCCCGTCGAAGTCGAGCGCTGCCTGCTGCTCATCCACCAGCACCAGGCGATAGCGCCGGCCGAGATAGCTGAAGGTCTCCCCGGTCACATACTCAGGTGCCGGCGCCTTAGGGGTGGACTCCTCCTTGAGTGCGAGCTTGCGATGCACCCAGAGTAGCTTGGTCCCGGCCCAGGCGGCCAGTTCGTCATCGCTGGTGGCAAGCGGTGCGTGCATGACCAGATCGCCGCCCCGGTCGACGGTCAACCCCAGGGTCCGGCGGCGGTCGCTGCGCCGCAGAAATCGAGCACGAGACGCACGAACGGCACCTGAATCCGCGGATCCAGGTCAGGGAAATCGGCCCCGTCGCCGCGCTTCAGTTCCCCGATGAAGCGCCGCAGTTCCCGCTCCAGCGCGTCCCAGTCGTCTTTGAAGCGTTGCAGGATCTCCTCAAGCTTCTCACTCATCTGTCGGGCATAGACCGGGTTCTGATTGGTGAACCCGGTAATGTGAAAACGCGCCGCGTGCTGCATGTGCGCCGCCCGGGCGCGGTTGTTGGTCTGGTTGGCGAGCACCTGCTCAAACTGGGCGTCGGTAATGGCGGTGGGCGGGATCCTGGGATCGACCCCGCGGGCGGACACATGACCGTCGATCAGAGCCTTGACCTTTTCCGCCACGCCCAACAGATTCAGCGCCGGATCGCGGTACAGATTTGCTGCCACCTTGTTGATGAAGCCCAGCAGCTTCGCATCCCGAAAGACAGCCCCGGGAACCTCCGGTCGATGTTCCAGAACATTCAGGGTTTCGTAGAAGAGGCGCAGCGTATTGATGAATTCGGCTCGGACCCCCAGGTCCGCGAGCAGTTCCACGCACTGATCGACTTGGGTGAAGAGGTCGCTCACACCCCGAGACGTGAAGACCGCGAGGGCCCGCGCCCGTCGATCCAGCAGCTTCGGCAGCTCGACGCCGATGTCGATGAGCGCCCCGGTGATGTCCGCGCCGTCGTACTCCTTCAGCGCCTCGTCCAGGTGACGCGCCACGCCGATGTAATCGACCACAAAGCCGCAGTGCTTGCCCCCATAGGTGCGGTTGACCCGGGCAATCGCCTGCAGCAGGTCGTGCGAGACGATCTTGCGATCCAGGTACATCATCTGCTCCACCGGGGCGTCGAAGCCGGTCAGCAGCATGTTGTTCACGACCAGGATCGCCAGCGGATCGGTCTTGGCCGTCTTCTCCGGCGCCCAGCGGCGTTTGAAGCGTTCGATCGATGCCTTCTGTTTCTCCTTGTCCGACCAATTGCGCCACGACTCCCGGTCGTTGTGACCGGGCGAGATGACCGCCGCGACCTCCAGCACCCGCAGTCGGCCTAATTGGGGATAGAGCGCAAGCAGCGAACGGGTCGCGTCGTCCAGTGACTCCCGCTCGTCATCACCCAGGGCCAGCACTGACTCCGGCAGCGCCGTGATAGCGGATACCAGTTCATCGCGCGCCCGCACCAACTGTTGCTGATAGGTCACCGCCGCCTGGCGGCTGGCCGCCACGACCTGGGCCTTGAACCCCTCCGGCAGCGCGACGGCGGCAAAGTGCCGCAGCATGTCACGGGCCTTCTGCGCGATCAGCAGCGGCGCCTCCAGCACGTCGCCCTCCGTCCCATAGCGCGCCTTGATGATCGCAAGCTCCGGCGGCGTGTAGTCGACGAACATGTCGACGAATAGCTGATCGAGCCCGGTTGCGTCCTTGACGAATCCATCCGCGGTTCGCCCCTCGTAAAGGATCGGCACCGTGGCCCCGTCCAACTCGGCGTCCTGCAAGAGATAGCGGTCGATGAAGTCACCGAAGATCTCGGCCGTCGTCTTCTTGTCGTGACTCAGGATGGGCGTACCGGTAAAGCCCACGATGGCCGCGTTCGGCAGGGCGCGGCGCAGATTACGGTGCAGCGTGCGCGTGTTGCCGCGGTGCGCCTCGTCGACCAGGACCAGGATCTGCGCCGACTCATTGAGCAACGGAAAGTTCTCGAAGTCGATACGCTCGGTATAGGTCACGGCCTTTTCGAGCACCGGTTGATCCTTGCCCGGCCGCTTCTCCTTGCGCTGGATCGTCATGGACACCCGCTCGCCGTCCCGATCCCGCGCCCCTTCCTGGTACTTCTGGAGCATGGCGAAGCAGATGTCGGGCGTCGGCTCGCACAGGATGCGTTGCGTGCGGGCCGTCGGCGACTCGCGCAACCGCTCGTCCTGTTCGTTCGGACGCAGCGTCTCGCCGGAAAGACGGGCGGTCGCGCGCAATTGGCCCTCCAGGTCAGTGCGGTCCGTCACCACCACGATCTTGTAGCCGAGCAGCTCGGGCGTCATACGCATCTTGCGCACCAGAAAGACCATGGTCAGGCTCTTGCCCGAACCCTGGGTGTGCCAGATGATGCCGCCGCGTTCGTCCAGCACCACCCCTTGCATGCGCGACCGACCCGCGAGCAGCCGCGCAATCGCCTTATGAACGGCACGGCATTGCTGGTAGCGCGCCACGACCTTACGGGTGCGCCCATCCACCTGTTGGAACACCGTGAAGTTGCGAATCAGGTCCAGCAGGTGGGCGGGGCGCAGCATCCCGGCGACCAAGAGCTGCTGACTTTGCAGCCCCGGACCCTGCATGGCGGGTGGGCGTTGCGCAGGGGTCCGGAAGAACAACGGGGTCCCGGCCCGCTCGGATTGCTCCGGGCCAAGCAGGGCCAGTGCCTCGGCCGCCGCCTGCGCGTCCGGCGCCTCTGATACCAGGCCCAATTCCTCCGCGACCCTGGTCGAGGGGACCGGACTCGTATCGCTCCATTCCAGATAGGCCTCGGGTAGTGCACCCAGGGTCGCGGCCCGCGCCTCGAAGAAATCGCTGGCGATCAGCAACTGGTTGGTGCGAAACAGGCGCTCTACACCCTCATTCTCGGTGTAACGCTCCGGCCAGACCTCGCGACGTTGATTGGAGTAGCGGAGCAACTGATTGGTCGCCTCCCCGATGGGATTTTGGATACCAGGGCTCTTGAATTCCGCGACACCCAAGGGCAGGCCGTTCACGAACAAGACCCCGTCCGCGATGATATGGCTGCGCCCGCTCGTCAATTCGACCTTGAACTGGTTGATGACCAGAAAATCATTGTTCTCGGGATGATCGAAGTCGATGTAGCGCACCGGCTGGGGTCGGCCCTGGTCCCAGTCGGGCAGGCCTTCGACCACAGTGCCCTTGAGCAGCAACTCCGTCACCGCCTGGTTGACCTCCATGAGTTCGTGTCCCGGCGCCCGCTCCAGGTCGCGGATCGCCTGCGCGATACGCGCCTCGTCCAGCCAGGGCTGACCGTCGCGCAGGTTGATCCGTTAGAGCGCCGCGGCCAGGCGCCCGCGCAGCAGCACCTCCTGCGAGCTGGTTCGCTCGGTGGACTCCGGCAGGTCCGGGTCGCCCTGGATCCACATCCCAGCCCATGGCCTGAAGCTGCCGACAGAAGGGCAGTTCCACCAGGTCGCGTTCCCACTCGATCTTGCTCATCTGCTTGCCTGTGCTGTTGACCTGACCCTGCAGCCCCGAGAATCGGGGCGAAATCGCTCTTATGGGCAGCGGTGGGGTTGTGCTATTTTTCGCTCGAAATCGCGTAAGACTTTGTTTCTATATTACCGCGCACTATTTCGGTGCAATTGGGCTTGTGCTAAGGCTTGTGCTAAACAGCGCACCCTGCAGCAACTCGACCCACTCCGGAGCCAGGGCGTAGGCACGTACGCGTTGCGCCCCGGCGCGTGCGGGAAGGACAAAGCCCTCGCCCCGCCACCGCTCCAACCATTCCCGAGCCGTGTTGGCCGACACGCCGAACCACTCGACCATATCACCGGGGCTGAAGCTCATGGCGGTGGCCCCTTGTTCAAGTCCGCGCATCAGCAGGCGTGTCAGCAATTGCTGTTGCACCCGGCGCAACGATTCCCACGGTGGGGCTGCGCGACGCTGCGGGGCGTACAGTTCGATCGCCTGTCGATGCAGCGACTCAGCGGCCCGGGCCATGGTTGCCAGGAAATAGGTCAGCCATTGCGTGTGGTCGGCATCATGACGGCCATCGTAGAAATTCACCGGCAGGGCCATCTGGAGATTATCGTAATAGGCCCGCAGGTCTGCCGTATAGTGCTCTTCGAGCGACAGGAAACCGCGTATCTCGTAACCGCTGCGCCACAGTTCCACCGTCGCCAGGGCCCGGGCCGTGCGGCCGTTGCCGTCGCTGAATGGATGGATGCTGACGAAGCGATGAGCGAGCAGCCCGGCGCGTGCCGGTCCGGGCAACAGGGCGGCCTCCGGTCCGGTCCACCAGGCAGCCAAATCGGCCATGAGTACCGGCACGTCCTTCGGCACGGGCGGGGCATAATCGATGCGACGCGTAGCCGTATCCACCACTGGACATTCCTCGCGGCGGTAGTTGCTGCGCAGGCCCCGCCGGCCCACACCGCGCACCAGGATGATGCCGTGCAACTCCCGAATCAGCTCCTCGGACGGTACCCGGCTGGCCTCGATCTGCTCCTCGATCCACTCCAACGCCCGCCAGTAGTTGCGCACCTCCTGTTGCATCTCGGTCTGGGTCTTGCCGACCGCCAATACCGCCTGACCGACCTCGACGGTATTGAGCGTATTGCCCTCGATGCGGGTCGAATGCCGGGTCGCCCGCTGCCGGGCCGCCTGGCGCAGGCGCAGTTCCTGGTCGGGCGGCAAGGGCAGTACGGCGATGACTGAACGCGCGGATTCGATCAGGGCCAGGTCACGCACCATGGCGTGACTATAGCTGAAGCGCGCGCGGAAGGTCAGGGGTAGGGCGTCGCCGGGCAGGGCTTGGGGGTCCGGTGGCGATGGGGTCAGCGGGAGCCCAGCCTCGGTGATCCATCGCTCGATCAGTTGCAGCCGAACGGCCAAACCGGCCCGGTCCACTACGTCCTCGTCAGGCGTCTCGGCCACCATCCGCAGCAAGGCGCCTCGCTCGCCGACGCTGATGACGACCGCCGAGGACTCTACTGATGGGACTGCTCCGCACCGCCGCCGCCGCGCTCGCCGATTATTTCGGCCGCCCGGTCGCCCCCAAGACCCTGGCCGCGCGCCAGACCGAAGGCGCGAGCACGCAGGCGCTGGCGCGCACCTGGGCCGGGCACCCGGTGCGCGGCCTGACCCCGGAACGCCTGGCCGCGCTGCTGGAGGGCGCCGAGACCGGCGACCTGACGCAGCAGGCCGAACTGTACTTGGACATGGAAGAGCGCGACCCGCACCTGCACGCCGAGATGGCCAAGCGCCGCCGGGCGATCCTGAGCATCCCCTGGAGCATCGAGCCGCCGCGCGACCCCAGCGGCAAGGAGAAACGCCAGGCCAAGGCCGTGGCGGGGCTGCTGGGCGGCATCCCGGATCTGGAAGATGTCCTGCTCGACCTGATGGACGCGGTGGGCCATGGCTTCAGTTGCCTTGAGGTCACCTGGTCAGGCCCCAGCACCGAACGCCTGCCGGTCCACATCGAACACCGGCCGCAGACCTGGTTCCAGTTGGACAAGGGCACCCGCACCCAGTTGCGCCTGCGCGACGGGTCCGCGGACGGCGCCGACCTGTGGCCCTTCGGCTGGCTCACCCACACCCACCGCGCGCGCTCCGGCTATCTGGCGCGCGCCGGGCTCTATCGCATCCTCGCCTGGCCCTGGATCATGCGGCAGTTCAGCCTGCGCGACATGGCCGAGTGGCTGGAGATCTACGGCTTACCCATGCGCTTGGGTTATTACCCCAGCGGCGCGGGCTCCACCGAGAAGGCCACCCTGTTCCGCGCCGTGCGCGACCTGGGCCGCCACGCCGCCGGCATCATGCCCGAGGGGATGCGCATCGACCTGCTGGCCGCCGCCGAGGGCCAGGCGGACCCCTTCCTGGCGATGGTCGAGTATGCCGACGCCGTCATGTCGCGCGCCATCCTGGGCGGCAGCCTCTCCAGCACCCCGGGCGCGACCGGCATGGGTTCCGGGGTCGCGGACCTGCAAGGGGAGGTCAAGCGCGACCTGCTGCTGTCGGACGCGCGTCAGGTGCAGAGCACCCTGAGCCGTGACCTGGTCTATCCGGTCGCGGCCCTCAACGGCCTGGTCGATGATCCGCGCCGGGCGCCGGTGTGGCGCTTCGATACCCGCGAGCCGGCGGACCTGACCGCCTTCTCGACCTCCTTG
The DNA window shown above is from Candidatus Thiodictyon syntrophicum and carries:
- a CDS encoding carboxymuconolactone decarboxylase family protein codes for the protein MATLHFDPAQLTAQDQSIYEAMVSQRKSQGATFGGPYDALMNHPALCEKIEALGYYLKFQGQLPRPVYQFVVLAVARDTKAAFEWSDHVDHAVAAGVPPDVIEALKARGIRDGAFPEPFQAAARVLQATLGWQTIPAGAQADAISRYGLKGFIEIVVLSGFYQMFSAINQGFDIS
- a CDS encoding thiamine pyrophosphate-binding protein, which codes for MQGADFILDSLVKEGIDHLFMVPGGLIDPFLPALGRHTALTPIVAAQEGGAAYMADGYARASGRFGVALCIGGPGLGNAVTAVAAAQTDGSPLLLLSGEVATDMEGLGEFQDAGSQTLDDVSILKPLTRYSTSIANPRNLPHLLRRALIQLRTAPTGPVHLSIPTDSQRFDLDARYRPIADGLIHARTLALDAAMATLAHFTQGPDGKPPVRIVILAGAGIEHARCSTALLVFAQRWSIPVATTLRAKGAFPEDHPLSLGVFGYAGTHHSRLALLDDPPDLLLLLGSGLNERDTMHWALRLRAQRTICVNLSTVVMGAHLTDSCVVGDAGAYLDWLAAHDDRIGPTLEDTRVARGHWLAGITAQPRLQDPQHCASDATPLHPARAISELRTALPKDGIVLIDSGAHRAFAGHYWTAYAPLTYLSATNLGPMGWAIPAAIGAQCARPDRRVAVITGDGCMRMQGMEIATAARYRLPIIYLVINNAALGNVWLRAHTLGAVPDELTSLPDHDWAGFSRGLGGCGITVSRPEQLAGAFAVALENQGPTVIDVKADKRFATPVQDWSAACAAWSYHE
- a CDS encoding M48 family metallopeptidase — translated: MHAPLATSDDELAAWAGTKLLWVHRKLALKEESTPKAPAPEYVTGETFSYLGRRYRLVLVDEQQAALDFDGARFLLRRDARPADAHFRQWYITVGKEWLARRIDLLRPRTGPAPTRVLVRDLGYRWGSCGRDGALYINWRVLQLPVRLVDYVLVHELCHLVEPSHNREFRRSLERALPDWQDRKAELDRSSADVFWCAPAMRQ
- a CDS encoding DUF935 domain-containing protein — translated: MGLLRTAAAALADYFGRPVAPKTLAARQTEGASTQALARTWAGHPVRGLTPERLAALLEGAETGDLTQQAELYLDMEERDPHLHAEMAKRRRAILSIPWSIEPPRDPSGKEKRQAKAVAGLLGGIPDLEDVLLDLMDAVGHGFSCLEVTWSGPSTERLPVHIEHRPQTWFQLDKGTRTQLRLRDGSADGADLWPFGWLTHTHRARSGYLARAGLYRILAWPWIMRQFSLRDMAEWLEIYGLPMRLGYYPSGAGSTEKATLFRAVRDLGRHAAGIMPEGMRIDLLAAAEGQADPFLAMVEYADAVMSRAILGGSLSSTPGATGMGSGVADLQGEVKRDLLLSDARQVQSTLSRDLVYPVAALNGLVDDPRRAPVWRFDTREPADLTAFSTSLQRLTASGMGTFIPVSWVREQTGIPEPAGDEPTLGAGASRPGVPEVTAAPAADITALAAAATGRGGTPRLPPDYAVTHTAALARLAEPAMVAMAGAVRGELDAALAAGEDMASFNARLLGMYPALPDGSLVAVLAEGLAAADLAGRYDVAQGD
- a CDS encoding Fic family protein; translation: MVAETPDEDVVDRAGLAVRLQLIERWITEAGLPLTPSPPDPQALPGDALPLTFRARFSYSHAMVRDLALIESARSVIAVLPLPPDQELRLRQAARQRATRHSTRIEGNTLNTVEVGQAVLAVGKTQTEMQQEVRNYWRALEWIEEQIEASRVPSEELIRELHGIILVRGVGRRGLRSNYRREECPVVDTATRRIDYAPPVPKDVPVLMADLAAWWTGPEAALLPGPARAGLLAHRFVSIHPFSDGNGRTARALATVELWRSGYEIRGFLSLEEHYTADLRAYYDNLQMALPVNFYDGRHDADHTQWLTYFLATMARAAESLHRQAIELYAPQRRAAPPWESLRRVQQQLLTRLLMRGLEQGATAMSFSPGDMVEWFGVSANTAREWLERWRGEGFVLPARAGAQRVRAYALAPEWVELLQGALFSTSLSTSPIAPK
- a CDS encoding type I restriction endonuclease subunit R — protein: MEVNQAVTELLLKGTVVEGLPDWDQGRPQPVRYIDFDHPENNDFLVINQFKVELTSGRSHIIADGVLFVNGLPLGVAEFKSPGIQNPIGEATNQLLRYSNQRREVWPERYTENEGVERLFRTNQLLIASDFFEARAATLGALPEAYLEWSDTSPVPSTRVAEELGLVSEAPDAQAAAEALALLGPEQSERAGTPLFFRTPAQRPPAMQGPGLQSQQLLVAGMLRPAHLLDLIRNFTVFQQVDGRTRKVVARYQQCRAVHKAIARLLAGRSRMQGVVLDERGGIIWHTQGSGKSLTMVFLVRKMRMTPELLGYKIVVVTDRTDLEGQLRATARLSGETLRPNEQDERLRESPTARTQRILCEPTPDICFAMLQKYQEGARDRDGERVSMTIQRKEKRPGKDQPVLEKAVTYTERIDFENFPLLNESAQILVLVDEAHRGNTRTLHRNLRRALPNAAIVGFTGTPILSHDKKTTAEIFGDFIDRYLLQDAELDGATVPILYEGRTADGFVKDATGLDQLFVDMFVDYTPPELAIIKARYGTEGDVLEAPLLIAQKARDMLRHFAAVALPEGFKAQVVAASRQAAVTYQQQLVRARDELVSAITALPESVLALGDDERESLDDATRSLLALYPQLGRLRVLEVAAVISPGHNDRESWRNWSDKEKQKASIERFKRRWAPEKTAKTDPLAILVVNNMLLTGFDAPVEQMMYLDRKIVSHDLLQAIARVNRTYGGKHCGFVVDYIGVARHLDEALKEYDGADITGALIDIGVELPKLLDRRARALAVFTSRGVSDLFTQVDQCVELLADLGVRAEFINTLRLFYETLNVLEHRPEVPGAVFRDAKLLGFINKVAANLYRDPALNLLGVAEKVKALIDGHVSARGVDPRIPPTAITDAQFEQVLANQTNNRARAAHMQHAARFHITGFTNQNPVYARQMSEKLEEILQRFKDDWDALERELRRFIGELKRGDGADFPDLDPRIQVPFVRLVLDFCGAATAAGPWG